One window of Acidobacteriota bacterium genomic DNA carries:
- a CDS encoding UDP-N-acetylglucosamine--N-acetylmuramyl-(pentapeptide) pyrophosphoryl-undecaprenol N-acetylglucosamine transferase, which yields MSDQQKHPGTMKVLLTGGGTGGHVYPPLALLEILRSRFPIGDVLYVGIRGRAEERIVPAHGLPIRYIDSAPWSGLQPAAMARALFRIGRGVLQSIPILLKFRPHLILAAGGYVSAPITLASFLLRPFVRSRLVVDEQNLYPGLMNRIASLFAHAVLVSFPETPYYIWNQRCVYTGYPVRDVFTTAADRGAIRARLGVPPDALMLLAYGGSMGSRSINRLIAESLLELARCGRRIVLVHAAGLATGDYDAWADTRTLAQTRGGIALAPVPETDGLVGYSSDGLLEYRLMPYLHQIVDYLQAADLVVGRAGAGTLAELAALGKPAIVIPKRGLPGDHQELNAISLAERGGCEVCFERPGPDGVDYVVHREFLDLLLALLADPARLTRLGEQAGQFFIRDFKEKICDTVGRLLEGREVDYVLEFELPKGLKIQKQIDALTAFLRNEPPGSLYRRYYGIQVDTDLKSTDWQIVNRGIKLCGALQRTDKVSELCGFFDSGNGFIRRNVLAAIRELEVDYGMVVNLVRRGLDDSYFEVRAGAAVLAGQYFDQLAGHADVLQRLRALAAKRFEVSEVQAAVIQVLPLFFPLDDYFKMVDRFRFARNVRLRQAILSGIQRALAAGRIRREDMDRVRQFVKEILITTSSFKPEFSIRESYRELYDKLS from the coding sequence ATGAGCGACCAACAGAAGCATCCCGGAACAATGAAGGTGCTGTTGACCGGTGGCGGTACCGGCGGTCACGTGTATCCTCCGCTGGCCCTCCTCGAGATACTCCGGAGCCGGTTCCCCATCGGCGACGTCCTGTACGTGGGGATCCGCGGCCGGGCCGAGGAACGGATCGTCCCGGCTCATGGGCTGCCGATCCGCTACATCGACAGCGCCCCGTGGAGCGGCCTGCAGCCGGCCGCGATGGCCCGGGCGCTTTTTCGCATCGGGCGGGGCGTCCTGCAATCCATCCCCATCCTGCTGAAGTTTCGTCCACATCTGATTCTCGCTGCGGGCGGCTACGTCAGCGCGCCCATCACCCTGGCCTCGTTCCTGCTGCGGCCCTTCGTGCGGTCCCGCCTGGTGGTGGACGAGCAGAATCTCTACCCGGGACTCATGAACCGGATCGCCTCGCTGTTCGCCCATGCGGTGCTGGTCAGCTTCCCCGAGACTCCGTATTACATCTGGAACCAGCGCTGCGTGTACACCGGTTATCCCGTGCGGGACGTGTTCACGACCGCCGCCGACCGCGGAGCCATCCGCGCGCGCCTCGGCGTTCCGCCGGACGCCCTGATGCTGCTGGCGTACGGCGGATCCATGGGATCCCGTTCCATCAACCGCCTGATCGCCGAGTCGCTGCTGGAACTCGCCCGATGCGGACGCCGGATCGTGCTGGTCCACGCGGCTGGACTGGCCACCGGCGACTATGACGCCTGGGCGGATACCCGAACGCTGGCGCAAACCCGCGGCGGCATCGCTCTGGCGCCGGTTCCCGAAACGGATGGCCTGGTCGGGTACTCCTCCGACGGCCTGCTGGAATATCGCCTGATGCCGTACCTCCATCAGATCGTCGATTACCTCCAGGCCGCCGACCTGGTGGTGGGGCGGGCCGGCGCCGGCACCCTCGCCGAACTGGCGGCGCTGGGCAAACCGGCCATCGTCATCCCCAAACGCGGATTGCCGGGCGACCACCAGGAGCTCAACGCCATCAGCCTGGCGGAACGCGGCGGCTGCGAAGTCTGCTTTGAACGACCGGGCCCGGACGGCGTCGATTACGTGGTTCACCGGGAGTTTCTTGACCTCCTGCTGGCGTTGCTGGCGGACCCCGCCCGCCTGACCCGATTGGGCGAGCAGGCTGGCCAGTTCTTCATCCGCGATTTCAAGGAGAAGATCTGCGACACGGTGGGCCGCCTACTCGAAGGACGGGAAGTGGATTACGTGCTGGAGTTCGAATTGCCCAAAGGGCTGAAGATCCAGAAGCAGATCGACGCGCTCACGGCCTTCCTCCGCAACGAGCCGCCGGGAAGCCTGTACCGCCGCTACTACGGGATCCAAGTGGACACCGACCTCAAGTCGACGGACTGGCAGATCGTCAACCGCGGCATCAAGCTGTGCGGCGCGTTGCAGCGCACCGACAAGGTGTCCGAACTTTGCGGCTTTTTCGATAGCGGCAACGGGTTCATCCGCCGGAACGTGCTGGCGGCGATCCGCGAGCTGGAGGTGGATTACGGAATGGTGGTGAACCTGGTTCGACGCGGCCTGGACGATTCGTATTTTGAGGTGCGCGCCGGCGCCGCGGTCCTGGCCGGGCAGTACTTCGACCAACTGGCCGGGCATGCGGACGTCCTGCAGAGGCTGCGTGCCCTCGCCGCCAAGCGGTTTGAGGTGTCCGAGGTGCAGGCCGCGGTCATTCAGGTGCTGCCGCTGTTCTTTCCGCTGGACGATTATTTCAAGATGGTGGACCGGTTCCGGTTCGCCCGCAACGTGCGCCTGCGCCAGGCGATCCTCAGCGGCATTCAGCGGGCGCTGGCGGCGGGCCGCATCCGCCGCGAGGACATGGACCGCGTCCGCCAGTTCGTCAAGGAAATCCTCATCACGACGTCCAGCTTCAAGCCCGAATTCAGCATTCGGGAAAGCTATCGGGAGCTGTACGACAAATTGTCTTGA
- a CDS encoding NADH-quinone oxidoreductase subunit B, which produces MRRRRHPALLGPLHHQVLSGRAALSAVRRGNRLPLSLGDCLQEARRVRSRRDGSVPHRGGRRPGLCLEERSAAVGLKRIVTRVFGDDSFVTTKLDAAIGWSRKYSLFMYPFVTACCGMEYMSVSSSHYDLDRFGAAFPRFSPRQADVLIVVGTISHKIAPVLTRVYEQMTEPKWVIAFGVCTCTGGFYDNYATVQGIDTLIPVDIYIPGCPPRPETVIQGIMMLQEKIQKQRQEY; this is translated from the coding sequence ATGCGGCGTCGGCGACATCCAGCCCTTCTCGGGCCGCTTCACCATCAAGTTCTATCTGGTCGCGCTGCTCTTTCTGCTGTTCGACGTGGAAATCGCCTTCCTCTATCCCTGGGCGACTGTCTTCAAGAAGCTCGGCGTGTTCGGTCTCGTCGAGATGGGAGTGTTCCTCACCGTGGTGGTCGCCGGCCTGGTCTATGCCTGGAAGAAAGGAGCGCTGCTGTGGGATTGAAGCGGATCGTCACCCGTGTTTTCGGTGACGACAGCTTCGTCACCACCAAGCTGGATGCCGCCATCGGCTGGTCGCGCAAGTACTCGCTCTTCATGTACCCGTTCGTCACCGCCTGTTGCGGCATGGAATACATGTCGGTGTCGAGCTCCCATTACGACCTGGACCGATTCGGTGCGGCGTTCCCCCGCTTTTCGCCCCGGCAGGCCGATGTGCTCATCGTGGTGGGCACCATCTCCCACAAGATCGCGCCTGTCCTCACCCGGGTCTATGAGCAAATGACCGAGCCGAAATGGGTGATCGCCTTCGGCGTCTGCACCTGCACCGGCGGTTTCTACGACAACTACGCCACGGTCCAGGGGATCGACACCCTCATTCCCGTGGACATCTACATCCCGGGGTGCCCGCCACGTCCCGAAACCGTCATCCAGGGCATCATGATGCTGCAGGAAAAGATCCAGAAACAGCGGCAGGAGTATTGA
- the mraY gene encoding phospho-N-acetylmuramoyl-pentapeptide-transferase — protein MSIIILHLLKQYGISYGYFRLFEYLTFRTMLAAITALLFVMIFGHPVIVALYRRRFRDTGGDYASLDASSKRGTPTGGGLLIILAAMLALLLWGDWNSAYLLVAVAAFLYFGLVGYLDDLQKVRFKSSLFGLGQMAKTFMQLLFIVPFALFFISSWNPVPAAWRTPVLLPFFKNAVFEPAPLLFAAFIVFAYFSIVNAVNITDGLDGLVSGPSIMTLSLYGIFSYILGNTVLSSYLLFPYFPGCGELTVFCCALIGALLGFLWYNTYPAEVFMGDTGSLALGGSLAALAFLTRQEMLFPIVGGVFVAMIGSSLLQEKVGMRLGRRIFLRAPIHHSLTHKGVAEPKVVTRLWIISILLTILAALSLKLR, from the coding sequence GTGTCCATCATCATCTTGCATTTGTTGAAGCAATACGGCATATCCTACGGATATTTCAGATTGTTCGAATACCTCACATTCCGGACAATGCTGGCCGCGATCACCGCTCTCCTGTTCGTCATGATTTTCGGCCACCCGGTCATCGTTGCACTCTACCGGCGGCGCTTCCGCGACACCGGCGGTGATTACGCCTCCCTGGACGCCAGTTCCAAGCGCGGCACGCCCACCGGCGGCGGATTGCTCATCATTCTGGCCGCCATGCTGGCCCTGCTGCTGTGGGGCGACTGGAACAGCGCCTACCTGCTCGTCGCCGTGGCCGCCTTCCTCTACTTCGGACTGGTGGGTTACCTGGACGACCTCCAGAAAGTCCGCTTCAAGTCCTCCCTGTTCGGGCTGGGTCAGATGGCCAAGACGTTCATGCAGCTTCTGTTCATCGTGCCGTTCGCCCTGTTCTTCATTTCATCCTGGAACCCGGTGCCGGCGGCGTGGCGCACGCCGGTGCTCCTGCCGTTCTTCAAGAACGCCGTGTTTGAGCCCGCTCCGCTCCTGTTTGCCGCGTTCATCGTGTTCGCGTACTTTTCCATCGTCAACGCGGTGAACATCACCGACGGGCTCGACGGCCTGGTGAGCGGGCCGTCCATCATGACCCTGTCACTCTACGGCATCTTCAGTTACATCCTGGGGAACACGGTCCTGTCGAGCTACCTCCTGTTCCCCTACTTCCCGGGGTGCGGGGAACTGACCGTTTTCTGCTGCGCGCTGATCGGCGCTCTGCTCGGATTTCTCTGGTACAACACCTACCCCGCCGAAGTGTTCATGGGCGACACCGGCTCCCTGGCGCTGGGGGGCAGCCTGGCCGCACTGGCCTTCCTGACCCGGCAAGAGATGCTGTTTCCAATCGTGGGCGGCGTCTTCGTGGCGATGATCGGCTCCTCGCTGCTCCAAGAAAAGGTGGGCATGCGGCTCGGCCGGCGGATCTTTCTGCGGGCACCGATCCACCACAGCCTGACGCACAAGGGCGTGGCCGAGCCCAAGGTGGTGACCCGGCTCTGGATCATCTCGATTTTACTGACCATCTTGGCCGCGCTTTCGTTAAAATTGCGCTAG